A stretch of the Ochrobactrum sp. BTU1 genome encodes the following:
- a CDS encoding prohibitin family protein, with protein sequence MNAKLIALGAAALVAASASFGSFYVVDQGERGVVVRNGSITAVKESGLGFKMPFVDSVSIIDIRSKAKTYTDVTAISSDQQVATLALSFNYSIPGDKAALVYSEYGSEENLLSRLVERQLMAQVRNVFGRYNAHRSVTERAQLNADIQLALQQSVDGPVTIETVQIENVAFSEAYNDKIEERMSAEIEVQKLKQNAEREKVQAQITVTKAEAQAGAIRATAQAQADAVRLQGEAEAAAIKAKGAALRDNPTLIDLTAAEKWNGSLPTTMVPGSATPFVNVK encoded by the coding sequence ATGAACGCTAAGCTTATCGCACTCGGTGCTGCCGCTCTCGTCGCCGCTTCGGCCTCTTTCGGTTCGTTCTATGTCGTTGATCAGGGTGAACGTGGCGTGGTCGTTCGCAACGGCTCGATCACAGCTGTGAAGGAAAGTGGCCTCGGCTTTAAGATGCCATTTGTTGACAGCGTTTCGATCATCGACATCCGCTCGAAGGCCAAGACGTACACTGACGTGACCGCGATCAGTTCTGACCAGCAGGTCGCCACCTTGGCGCTCTCCTTCAATTACTCGATCCCGGGCGATAAGGCCGCTCTGGTCTACTCCGAGTACGGCAGCGAGGAGAACCTCTTGAGCCGTCTGGTTGAACGTCAGCTGATGGCACAGGTTCGCAATGTCTTTGGTCGGTACAACGCTCATCGCTCGGTGACCGAACGCGCTCAGCTCAACGCTGACATCCAGCTGGCCCTTCAGCAGTCCGTCGATGGTCCTGTCACGATTGAAACCGTGCAGATTGAGAACGTGGCTTTCTCGGAAGCATACAACGACAAGATCGAAGAGCGCATGAGCGCCGAGATTGAAGTCCAGAAGCTGAAGCAGAACGCTGAGCGTGAGAAGGTTCAAGCGCAGATCACAGTCACGAAGGCAGAAGCTCAAGCTGGAGCAATCCGCGCAACAGCTCAGGCTCAGGCAGACGCTGTGCGACTTCAGGGTGAAGCCGAAGCTGCCGCTATCAAGGCCAAGGGTGCCGCCTTGCGGGACAACCCTACGCTCATCGACCTGACCGCAGCTGAGAAATGGAATGGTTCGCTCCCGACGACCATGGTTCCCGGCTCAGCAACACCTTTCGTCAACGTGAAGTGA
- a CDS encoding competence/damage-inducible protein A, translated as MTNTPQQAVTAAMLAIGDELLSGRTKDKNIGHLADVLTTAGIDLKEVRIVPDDEDSIVSALNALRPGYDYVFTSGGIGPTHDDITADAVSRAFEVPCIYDEKAMKLLGDNYAKRDLEFTDSRKRMARMPQGSEHIDNPVSAAPGFHIGNVYVMAGVPSVFQAMLDNVLPTLKTGRKLLSKAVRCPFGEGVIGAPLTAIQKENPETIIGSYPKFENGRFSTELVVRGSDVAKIDIAVAAIEAMITTLQNQGAA; from the coding sequence ATGACGAATACCCCGCAGCAGGCCGTTACGGCTGCAATGCTTGCCATCGGCGATGAACTTCTCTCAGGACGAACGAAAGACAAGAATATCGGCCATTTAGCTGATGTTTTGACAACTGCCGGCATTGATCTCAAAGAGGTCCGGATTGTGCCTGACGACGAAGATTCGATCGTTTCTGCACTCAATGCGTTGCGGCCGGGCTATGACTATGTATTCACCTCCGGCGGCATCGGTCCAACCCATGATGACATCACTGCAGACGCCGTATCACGCGCTTTTGAAGTGCCATGCATTTATGATGAAAAGGCGATGAAGCTGCTGGGCGACAATTACGCCAAGCGTGATCTGGAGTTTACGGACTCACGCAAGCGCATGGCGCGTATGCCGCAGGGCTCGGAACATATCGACAATCCGGTATCCGCTGCGCCCGGCTTTCATATCGGCAATGTCTATGTGATGGCTGGCGTGCCGTCTGTGTTTCAGGCGATGCTCGACAATGTTCTCCCAACCTTGAAAACTGGCCGCAAGCTTTTGTCGAAGGCCGTGCGCTGCCCGTTTGGTGAAGGCGTCATTGGAGCACCGCTCACCGCGATCCAGAAAGAGAATCCTGAAACGATCATCGGGTCTTATCCGAAGTTTGAAAATGGCCGGTTCAGTACGGAACTGGTGGTGCGCGGCAGTGATGTCGCCAAGATCGATATTGCTGTTGCTGCAATCGAAGCGATGATTACAACGTTGCAAAATCAGGGAGCCGCTTGA
- a CDS encoding NUDIX hydrolase, whose protein sequence is MKTQAKKFVATEKRILTPSGRLQQVAALVYRYEAHELQILVITSRGTGRWIIPKGWPQVGRTLADTAAREAYEEAGVRGEISSQPIGSFDYCKNDLPPECINQFTVAVYALHFVERAKDWPEREQRVCEWVSPREAAARVDEVDLKRILLDFGDSPIAIAAE, encoded by the coding sequence GTGAAAACACAGGCCAAAAAATTTGTTGCGACAGAGAAGCGTATTTTGACGCCTTCTGGTCGTTTGCAACAAGTTGCGGCACTGGTGTACCGCTATGAAGCTCATGAATTGCAGATACTTGTGATCACCAGTCGTGGAACGGGTCGCTGGATTATCCCAAAGGGATGGCCGCAGGTCGGTCGCACGCTTGCAGATACTGCCGCTCGTGAAGCTTATGAAGAAGCTGGCGTTCGCGGTGAGATATCGTCTCAGCCAATCGGCAGCTTTGATTACTGCAAAAATGACCTGCCACCTGAGTGCATCAACCAGTTTACGGTTGCAGTCTATGCGTTGCACTTTGTCGAACGCGCGAAAGATTGGCCGGAACGCGAACAGCGCGTTTGTGAATGGGTCTCACCCCGTGAAGCTGCTGCGCGTGTGGATGAAGTCGACCTGAAACGCATTCTTCTCGACTTTGGCGACTCGCCTATCGCGATTGCTGCCGAGTAA
- a CDS encoding universal stress protein produces the protein MSYKTVVAYSRSEAELKRVLSAVGLLMRKFPDIHVIGLYSIPSPIVYADPNGFIDPGMFELHDKQHKEISERLQERFEEEMRRQGANHEFRITRSETGTAADGVLTSCLGAELLVAGQPDPEDAATNDETADTLVFNSSCPVLLVPHTPVIAMEALDRIVVAFNGKREAARATFDALPLMRNASRTEIVWIDPPEREGEDEALAGSDLAESISRHGLAVSVTPLASHNRYAQDVLREHIIAQRADLLVMGAYSHSRLRELVFGGVTRAMLNDLPILTLFSR, from the coding sequence ATGTCCTACAAGACGGTGGTAGCCTATTCCCGCAGTGAAGCCGAGTTGAAGCGGGTTCTGTCTGCAGTTGGGCTTTTGATGCGAAAGTTTCCCGACATTCACGTCATCGGACTTTACTCTATTCCCTCTCCTATTGTGTATGCGGACCCGAACGGATTTATCGATCCGGGCATGTTTGAGCTGCACGACAAGCAGCACAAGGAAATCTCCGAGAGGCTACAAGAACGCTTTGAGGAGGAAATGCGCCGTCAGGGTGCAAATCATGAGTTCCGCATAACCCGTTCGGAAACCGGAACGGCAGCTGATGGTGTTCTCACATCCTGTCTTGGTGCGGAACTTCTTGTGGCTGGGCAGCCAGATCCTGAAGATGCGGCAACTAATGACGAAACGGCGGATACGCTGGTGTTTAATTCCAGCTGCCCGGTTCTTCTCGTTCCGCACACACCCGTTATTGCAATGGAAGCGTTGGACCGCATTGTTGTGGCATTTAATGGCAAACGCGAGGCGGCACGCGCCACTTTCGACGCGCTTCCTTTGATGAGGAATGCAAGCCGAACTGAAATTGTCTGGATTGATCCGCCTGAGCGCGAAGGTGAGGATGAAGCACTTGCAGGTAGCGATCTTGCTGAATCCATTTCTCGTCATGGACTTGCCGTAAGCGTAACGCCACTGGCATCTCATAATCGTTATGCGCAGGATGTCTTGCGAGAACACATCATAGCGCAGCGTGCCGACCTGTTGGTCATGGGCGCCTATAGCCACTCAAGGCTCCGTGAGCTGGTTTTCGGCGGTGTTACCCGCGCCATGCTCAATGACCTCCCTATCCTCACGCTTTTCTCGCGTTAG
- a CDS encoding NUDIX hydrolase, whose translation MDQPIAYTKEGRPLFDNTPTVVCMLVPDRRYLKLLAVRRANMPGRGLLGLPGGYHMRDETWQEGGAREVKEETGYSVDPQTAALQSLVTDEYGNNLVIAYANAPEAFQLSIQDASEVQEVLWLESALTAEDWAFPRHYEAAKRYFETGRRK comes from the coding sequence ATGGATCAACCAATCGCTTACACTAAGGAAGGGCGTCCGCTCTTCGATAACACACCTACGGTTGTCTGCATGTTGGTGCCTGATCGACGATACCTAAAGCTTCTCGCTGTACGTCGAGCCAATATGCCCGGAAGGGGACTGCTTGGTCTGCCCGGAGGTTACCATATGCGTGACGAGACGTGGCAGGAAGGTGGCGCAAGGGAAGTCAAAGAGGAGACAGGTTACAGTGTCGATCCTCAGACAGCAGCTCTGCAAAGCCTCGTGACCGATGAATACGGGAACAATCTGGTCATTGCCTATGCAAATGCGCCGGAAGCTTTCCAACTTTCAATCCAAGACGCATCAGAGGTGCAGGAAGTTCTCTGGCTTGAGAGCGCCCTTACGGCTGAAGATTGGGCGTTCCCTCGGCATTACGAGGCAGCGAAGCGTTATTTCGAAACAGGCAGGCGCAAATGA
- the gpt gene encoding xanthine phosphoribosyltransferase: protein MSLPDKAFPVSWDQFHRDARALAWRIADMDREWRAIVAITRGGLVPAAIVCRELGIRLIETVCVASYHDYTSQGEMEILKGISAPLLENGGEGVIVVDDLTDTGKTAAIVREMMPKAHFATVYAKPKGRPLVDTFVTEVSQDTWIYFPWDMGFTYQEPIAGGKRG, encoded by the coding sequence ATGTCGTTGCCCGATAAAGCCTTTCCCGTTTCCTGGGATCAGTTCCACCGTGATGCCCGCGCGCTTGCCTGGCGTATTGCAGATATGGACCGCGAATGGCGTGCCATCGTTGCAATCACCCGTGGTGGTCTGGTTCCTGCGGCCATTGTTTGCCGTGAACTCGGCATCCGCCTCATCGAAACGGTCTGCGTTGCGTCCTATCACGATTATACATCGCAGGGCGAAATGGAAATTCTGAAAGGAATTAGCGCTCCGCTTCTCGAAAATGGCGGCGAAGGCGTAATCGTGGTCGATGATCTGACCGATACTGGCAAAACTGCAGCCATCGTTCGTGAAATGATGCCAAAGGCACATTTTGCAACTGTTTATGCAAAGCCAAAAGGCCGTCCGCTGGTCGATACATTCGTAACGGAAGTCTCTCAGGACACCTGGATCTACTTCCCATGGGATATGGGCTTCACATATCAGGAACCGATCGCTGGCGGAAAACGCGGATAA